CAGGTCACGAAAGTGAACTACCTTACCCTTGTTTTTGTACGCCCACACGAATCCACCCCGAACACCGGAAGGCAACACGGAATGTCTCTCGATGCGAGTGTACTCCCATCGGAACTGCTGACGACGGCTGCCCCGTTGGTCGGACTATCTGGGCTGGATGTGCAGCGCAATGCCGTGCACAAAACGATCTGGGATGCGTTCAACAATGCCAAAAAGCCGGACACTGAATCCATCCAGTATAAGTTGCTGCCACCGAACTACGAGTTTCCCGTCTCGAAACCCAAACACCAGTCCTACGAATGGTACACACCGAAGGGAATACTCAAGCGCAACTGGATGCTGAAGCACCTGCACGTGCTaccggcggtggtggtgctgtTTCAGGACCTCGAATGGAACGATCCGAAATGGACGGAAAAGCAGCTCCAGTGTGCTGCCACGATACAGGTGCTAAAGAATTCGCTGCAGGGCCGCAACACTCGTATCGCCATAGCACTGTTGCAGCGCGGCAACTATCTGCAGCAGGGCGAAGATATGCTCGCGTCAGAACGGGCCGCCCAGCTAACGAGCAATTGCGACATAAATGCGAAAATGTTGTTCGTGCTTCCACACAACGATCATCTGATGGGACACATCTTCCGGCTACAGTCGGCATTTCTCGAGCTGGCTCAATCGTACTATACGCAGATGATGAAACAGATCCGCCTCCACCGGGATCAGCTGACCGATGCACACACGGTACTGAAGATACGGCATCAGTTTAAACTCGGCTTCATTTCCGAGCTAAAACTCGACCAATCAAATGCGCTGCGACACTACCGGCAAACGTACACGTTTCTGGACGATGTGCGAATCGTCGACACGAACTGTCTCGAGCTGAAAACCATTGCCGGGTTTGTCAATTACAAGATGTGCAAGCTGTTCTTCCGTCTGAACGCACCGAAAGACTCGATTTCGCAGTTTAAAAATCACATCCAAAAGTACCGGCAGCGGTCCGGCTTCAAGGAGTTGCTGTTTGAGCATTACGCCTGGTTAAGCGTACAGTACGGCGCATTTGCTGAACTGTTCTGTGACGCAGTGAAAAATGGACTTGCGCCGTTGCAAACGCAACATCCGGGTATCTACTTCCACAAGGCGGCCGAGTACATTGGGATGCGCAAGGAAGCTTTCCTGCAGTGTACCGCACTCGGTACGCCGGGTGCTTCGGAACTAGGCTCGATCAGCAATTCCGCCCTGTACAGCGATTTCTTCGGCATTCGGGGTAGCGTAAAGACGGGCGAACCCGTATCGGAACAACAGATTATCTGTTTGGTGCAGGATAATGAGAAAGCCTACAACCACTCGGGCGAAATTATTAGCCTGCTCGGGAAAGCGATGGCACAGTTCAAGGTGTACCGGTGTTTGCGGTTTCGCAAAAAGCTTGCGATCGATATGGCGGAAGAGTATCTGAAGAGCGGAGATCATTCGAAGGCCCTCACGCTTTACTCGCTAATGTTGACCGACTATCGGGTGGACAAGTGGTACACGATATTTACCCAGGTGCTGCTAAAAACGCTTCATTCTGCGTACTTGTCCGCATCGGTGCCGGATTTCGTAGCTTGCAGCATTGAAGCACTTTCGCCAAGGATCGCCATGGAAAAGCAGGATCGTATACTGATACTGGAAAACCTCTGGAAGGTGTTTCACGTATGTATTGCATATTGAAGGAACTTCGATTTCCTTTGTTTggcaattaatttaaaatgtgctgttttgttttcttttagcgCGTTTCACCGGTTTCGAGTAGCTTGATAGCGCCCGAACTTTCCAACAGCTGGCAAACGGCTCTAACCACCTTTAACGCACCGATCAAGCTAGATCTCGATCGATTGAACGATCTAGTCGAGTGTCGGCTTACGTTCGAGAAGCGACAGATTAAGAACGATGAAAAGCTACAGCTACTGCTGTACATCCGCTCGCTTACGGAGGTTCCGCtgaagttgaaaaatttctccatTCTCCTAACGGACCTCAAGTCAAGCAGTGTACGAATTAATGCGTCCCAGTACGCAGAGTATGCTGACCCTACCGAACATACCGAGAGCTCGAAAGCAATCGAAGAGTTTATTCTCGAGCCGGAAAAATGCTACCGTATACTGTTCATCGGAGATCGATACCTTTTCGCCGAAAGTGTCGACGTTCATATCTTTCGACTCGAGCTACAGATGGGTTCGGAAAATACGCACGCTGTGCTATCGGTGCGAGAGAAGCTCAACACGAGCAAACCGTTTAAATCGTACAATCCACACAAGGATTGTATGGAAAGCATTGGTGTTATAAGCTCGTGCTATATCATTCCAacgtgagtttttttttgcgaaatgaGTGCAACTCTTTCAGGTGGGTTAAAAAGTTACTTACGATTGTGTTTTCCTCCTTTTGTATTAGCTTCCATCTGGGTTCACAAActaaaccaaccaaccaaccgatgCTGACGAACGAATTCCATCAGGTAACGACGAAAATATTCAACCAGTCTGACCTTTGCCTACAGAACGTCGGTGTGAGCATCAGTGTACCGCAGTTGCTACGGAACAATGGTAACTAACACAAAACATCACATAATTTGGACTACGCCTACTGATTGattatttcctattttctcttttgttaGTATTTTTGACAACCGATCTGAATCATCCGCTGCAGAAGATTCATTCCCACGTACAGATCGATATTGGCGAGCTGCAGATGCAATCGTCGACGACCGTTTCGTACTACCTCGCCAGCCTGGTAGCGGGCAACATAGAGCTGAAGCAGAAAATGTACTATCAGATGGAAAATTTACACCAAAGCAAAACGGAACCGCTAGGTGGCGGTCCGGCGGGAAGTACACTGAACGGTGGGAGCGGAACAATCGATTCACCGTCCACACCGAACAGCGAAAAGGAGGACCTAGCGAAGCTGCTGGCAAATGAGAAAAATCTGCAAAAGTACGTGAACAATCACAACGTTAAGATTGAATTTGTGCACGAAGACGAACAGGTGGTGCGCAAGATTAAGGAAGACACGGTGGTAGTGCCGTGTGTGGAAGAGATCAAGCTTACCGGCCGATTCTACACGCTTAGCCGGGAAGCACTTGGGCAGGCGTATCGGAATGAAGATTTTTTGCTGCGCATTAATGTGGAAATTAAATCGCCCGATCCGATCGATATACTCGAAACGCAATTTGTTAGTGTAAGTAGATGATTGATGAGTGTCCCTTTGTGATGAAATTTGCATCGGATTTcgtcttaccttttttttttgctctacttTGCAGGATCATAATATAGTGGAAAAACCATACCAAGGTGGTGATACTATTTGCGGCAGTGGCTTAAGACCGGCGAGTCGGTTTGAGGAACTGAAGCTACTTAGTGCAACAAACTGTACCCGTGATTGGGTATCGCGCGGCGATTATCTTTCGAACGATACGCAGCTCGTGTTTAATCGTTCACGTTCGCCCGATAGTAGCGGTGGGTCAGCAGCAACGGCCTTACCGGCATCGAACCGACCGACGGAAGAGcagtacaacaaaaaccttctCTCGAAACTGCCTACGAATGCAACGATAATCGGTAGCACTAGTGCACAGCTAACCAATCAGATGAACTTATCTCTAACCCATCATCCTTCACATGCTGCCTTGGCTGATACAACTACCGCGATCACAATGACGGACGCTGACGGTGCTGCTTTGTCACCTTCAGCAAAGGGaactggcaacactgccaacaccaccaccaccaccactagtATGACCACATCCACCGGGAGTGTAGAAGATTTCAAGGTGAAACCGCTCCCACTTAACGAGGCGTCCGCATTGTCATCCACCGCGTCGAAGCTAACCGGCGATGATCTGTCCGCGAAGAATGTAACGAAAACCATCTACAACCGGGCGCTCGATTGTGTGCAGCTTACGAACAATGATCGAAACGGTTTCATCAATGCGCACTACAATCGTCCCGAAGCGGGTGCAAATGTGGCTAGTGCGGCACAAGCTGCCACATCGTGGCCAATCTTTGGAATGTATTGCGTACGGTGGAGTCGCTCACGAACGCCAAACGTAGTGAATGAGTCGAAGTTTATTATCAATGGAATCGGTTAGTTTGGATGCGCCGTAAGGAGATTAattgaatgtttaattaatagttttgtgtgtgtgtttttttttgcagaagtCATCGATCCACCACTTAATCTGTATTGTTACATCGAGCAACGAATGTACGTACGGTTACCGATGACGTTACGCATCACGCTGCGTAATCCAACGCGTAGAATTCTTCATCTGCAAGCAATACTGAACAGTTCCGATAGTTTTATGTTTGCCGGTCATCGACAGGTTCGTTTCTGTCTGGAAGGATCTATTAACCGTGTTTCaacttattttaattatacatttttccaTCTTTAGTTAAACGTATCGATATTTGCGTACTCCACGTACGATCTGCTGTTTAATCTATGTCCACTGAAAGCCGGCTGGCAACCGTTGCCCGAACTACAGCTAGAGtatcaaaattttcaaaccgCAACACCCACCCCCGGTGGGGTAAGTATGCCCGGGACGCAAACGGTACCGGTTAAAGGTGCGGCAGATACGGCGACTGTTGCAGCACCACCCGTAGACGATGTGATAGTGGCGGACGGTATGGAAAGCCAGCGCAAGGCGGAGCTGGCCTCGCTTGTGCAGCGGTGGATGCCGAAAATGGTGTTTGTTCATGTAAGCAAAGCGCAGCAGGCGAGGGTGTAAACCGAAATgggaaataatgctttacttTCTCGCAAATTTTTGCAGCCACCAACGAGGACACTGTGATCAACAACAATATATTAGTGGAGACAGGGAGCAGACGATTggatatttaatttcaaacccATCCCACTTATCTTTGTGCTCCGGTTGTGTGATTTGTCGTCGTAGTTAACCACGGGAAGCACGTTCCGTTTGAAGTAGtgagtttgaaatttatttaacttcCGTATCCATTTGCCCGTTTTATGCACCGTGGGCATAAGAGAAACGATAGAGGACAGTGCGGATGTTAGGAAAAATGCTTCCTAAGTAATGTTTGTtgctaaacaaacaacaacaaaactaaagAAGGGCATTATTAGAGTCGGCGTGTGTGTGGTATGGATGAGTTTTATAGAGAAAAGGTACGAATTGTTAACATGATTAGAGAGATAGAAATGGATAAAGTATCGGTATTGAAAGATTTATAGTTATGTGAGAAGTTGGCGTAGCTAATGaagggagaaaacaaaacaaaaactaactgaAAAAGGGCGATAAAATGATAACGCTAAGGTGAGAACCGCGGTTTTGAAAGTGGCTAGTGGCAATATTTAAATCCGGTCTATTGGGATATATTGGTGTAGGAAAGCTATTAAGGAGATGAATTCTTTCGAATTCTTTCTCCCCTCAGTTCGTTTTCTTCTAGTGCACACaccgaaccccttggcgaatAAAGGTGAATTCGATCATTTACATGAAAAGCGTGATGATGGTTTACAAGAAGTGTTTCAAATTCGCATAGTAAGGATCGGCCTTGGTAAATACGGCGGAAAGATCGCGCGCACGCCATATAGCTTCGTTAGACGTTTTGGCTATTCGTCTCAGCTTCTGTCGCAGTATGCTTGGGTCAGCTTCGAACTGTTGCGCTAGCACGATTATATTTCGATTGGTAAATTCAAGCGAAACTTCCGAACGATGTTGTACGGCAACATTTCGACGCTTGCTGCGAATGTTCGTCTGTATGCCACAATCCGTTGTGCCGACGGGACAGTTCTTCACTGTGTGAGGGATCGCTTGAGCGTTTTTAATACGAAGATCGAGAACATCTTCCACCTGTGGTGCGGTCAGTAGGTTCAGATTGGACTGTGCGCGTTCTTCAACTACTGTTTTGGGTGTTAATTCCCGTGCTGTGTTCTCCACTGTGCTCTGATTATTCTGTTTCGACAAATCCAACCAAGCGTTGCCGGTAACTATGGGGATTGCTTCGGTTGTTTCCGTAACCTGTGAGATCTCTTTCATTGGTTTCACTATGGATACTGATACTGGTACCAACAATGGATCTGACTTTAGAggagtttcattttccatcatttctTCCACTCGTTGTATCTCTTCATTAAAGTTCGGTATTAAATCGCTAATCACTTGAAGGGGAGATACTGTCGAGCGTCCTTCTTTCACCGGTATTGCTTCCAGCTCCATACTTGTACAGGACAGACATATCGATTGCAAAGATGTAGTATGTGGTACATCGCCATAATGCACTGGGGAACGTTCCATCTCGGCACATTTCTGTTCATACTCTGCCTGAAATCCATCTAGCAGCTTTTCTAATTCGGCCTCCACCTGGGCTTCGGTAGTTTGGTTGGAAATGTACCGTGCCAAAGCATTGTCCTGCTGATCGAACAAACTAACGGACGGCATCGGTTGGATTCCATTTCCGTTCGGAGCTTGCTGCTGGCTTGCAAACGTGACGTATTCTTCTTCCGGTGCCGTAACATTTGTTGCTGGCTGTTTGGTCGCAGtagctgatgatggtggtttgCTTGGTGATTTTTTCCACACTTGCCGAAGACATTGGGAGACGGTTTTGTTGTCCCGCAAACGTTTgcgtggttttcttttctctcttatGGGTGTTTTTGGAAGCAAATAGTTTGGTCTTTTCTCACGAATTTTCGAACGAAGCGTTGGCACCTGCGACGATTCAATGAAATCCTCTTGCTCATCTGTTATGAGGGAAAGTGTTGGGATTAGTTTATACCCGAATATTACGAGGCATGGCAACAGCAATAAATTATACCTTCCTTGTTATTCTCCATCGTGCAGCAATCTAATTCTACCTTTCCAGAATTAGCTGCAGCTAAATTATTATCTTGCACGAGCACAGAAACCGTTATAAAAAGTATGCACCTCGTTGCGAAGTAAACTTGTAGTGCTAATTATTTCCGTAATTCAAGTGACAGTTTGCTGTTCCATGCAGCACAAACATACGGCGTTTCCAAATTCATATTGGCTGAAAAGAACATGAGCAGGATAAAAACTCATGCATTGATttggtagatttttttaaagaattacTTGTACTTGCTTTTCATGtacttgtttttcttgtttaaacTTAAAACGCGTGCAATTGGATTCCAAAAAGCTCCCTGCAGCAAAACTATGTCGCCCGTTCTAGGCGACATTTAT
The DNA window shown above is from Anopheles funestus chromosome 3RL, idAnoFuneDA-416_04, whole genome shotgun sequence and carries:
- the LOC125771671 gene encoding trafficking protein particle complex subunit 11: MSLDASVLPSELLTTAAPLVGLSGLDVQRNAVHKTIWDAFNNAKKPDTESIQYKLLPPNYEFPVSKPKHQSYEWYTPKGILKRNWMLKHLHVLPAVVVLFQDLEWNDPKWTEKQLQCAATIQVLKNSLQGRNTRIAIALLQRGNYLQQGEDMLASERAAQLTSNCDINAKMLFVLPHNDHLMGHIFRLQSAFLELAQSYYTQMMKQIRLHRDQLTDAHTVLKIRHQFKLGFISELKLDQSNALRHYRQTYTFLDDVRIVDTNCLELKTIAGFVNYKMCKLFFRLNAPKDSISQFKNHIQKYRQRSGFKELLFEHYAWLSVQYGAFAELFCDAVKNGLAPLQTQHPGIYFHKAAEYIGMRKEAFLQCTALGTPGASELGSISNSALYSDFFGIRGSVKTGEPVSEQQIICLVQDNEKAYNHSGEIISLLGKAMAQFKVYRCLRFRKKLAIDMAEEYLKSGDHSKALTLYSLMLTDYRVDKWYTIFTQVLLKTLHSAYLSASVPDFVACSIEALSPRIAMEKQDRILILENLWKVFHRVSPVSSSLIAPELSNSWQTALTTFNAPIKLDLDRLNDLVECRLTFEKRQIKNDEKLQLLLYIRSLTEVPLKLKNFSILLTDLKSSSVRINASQYAEYADPTEHTESSKAIEEFILEPEKCYRILFIGDRYLFAESVDVHIFRLELQMGSENTHAVLSVREKLNTSKPFKSYNPHKDCMESIGVISSCYIIPTFHLGSQTKPTNQPMLTNEFHQVTTKIFNQSDLCLQNVGVSISVPQLLRNNVFLTTDLNHPLQKIHSHVQIDIGELQMQSSTTVSYYLASLVAGNIELKQKMYYQMENLHQSKTEPLGGGPAGSTLNGGSGTIDSPSTPNSEKEDLAKLLANEKNLQKYVNNHNVKIEFVHEDEQVVRKIKEDTVVVPCVEEIKLTGRFYTLSREALGQAYRNEDFLLRINVEIKSPDPIDILETQFVSDHNIVEKPYQGGDTICGSGLRPASRFEELKLLSATNCTRDWVSRGDYLSNDTQLVFNRSRSPDSSGGSAATALPASNRPTEEQYNKNLLSKLPTNATIIGSTSAQLTNQMNLSLTHHPSHAALADTTTAITMTDADGAALSPSAKGTGNTANTTTTTTSMTTSTGSVEDFKVKPLPLNEASALSSTASKLTGDDLSAKNVTKTIYNRALDCVQLTNNDRNGFINAHYNRPEAGANVASAAQAATSWPIFGMYCVRWSRSRTPNVVNESKFIINGIEVIDPPLNLYCYIEQRMYVRLPMTLRITLRNPTRRILHLQAILNSSDSFMFAGHRQLNVSIFAYSTYDLLFNLCPLKAGWQPLPELQLEYQNFQTATPTPGGVSMPGTQTVPVKGAADTATVAAPPVDDVIVADGMESQRKAELASLVQRWMPKMVFVHPPTRTL
- the LOC125771692 gene encoding uncharacterized protein LOC125771692; the protein is MENNKEDEQEDFIESSQVPTLRSKIREKRPNYLLPKTPIREKRKPRKRLRDNKTVSQCLRQVWKKSPSKPPSSATATKQPATNVTAPEEEYVTFASQQQAPNGNGIQPMPSVSLFDQQDNALARYISNQTTEAQVEAELEKLLDGFQAEYEQKCAEMERSPVHYGDVPHTTSLQSICLSCTSMELEAIPVKEGRSTVSPLQVISDLIPNFNEEIQRVEEMMENETPLKSDPLLVPVSVSIVKPMKEISQVTETTEAIPIVTGNAWLDLSKQNNQSTVENTARELTPKTVVEERAQSNLNLLTAPQVEDVLDLRIKNAQAIPHTVKNCPVGTTDCGIQTNIRSKRRNVAVQHRSEVSLEFTNRNIIVLAQQFEADPSILRQKLRRIAKTSNEAIWRARDLSAVFTKADPYYANLKHFL